In Arthrobacter ramosus, one DNA window encodes the following:
- a CDS encoding DUF3800 domain-containing protein — MDDSGAEVTGFATFSWIEFRVGDWKPGLRQVLDWRKSLIAEHRIPPLYELHATKFANGRGNPSLDPDWNRRKVNRSLVIDDFVQFLEGCSWAGIGTVYSQTTLRRGHFAKERARVYGELVRLIDARLSAAGELGILVMDGDGSDDSYVSAHRSLSLATRSLIEDPVFQHSHRSQWVQLADITAHAGYQHLLQHEGKEFSWPWYPRLMGRDVLGGPRAV; from the coding sequence GTGGACGACTCGGGGGCTGAAGTGACAGGCTTTGCTACGTTCAGCTGGATCGAGTTCCGGGTGGGGGATTGGAAGCCGGGTTTGCGTCAGGTGCTTGACTGGCGCAAGTCGTTGATTGCGGAGCACCGTATCCCGCCGTTGTATGAGCTGCATGCCACGAAGTTCGCAAATGGCCGGGGTAATCCGTCCTTGGATCCGGACTGGAACCGCAGGAAGGTCAACCGCTCTCTCGTCATCGACGATTTCGTTCAGTTCCTGGAGGGCTGCTCGTGGGCCGGTATTGGCACTGTCTATTCTCAGACAACTCTTCGTCGGGGCCATTTCGCTAAGGAGCGTGCCCGCGTCTATGGTGAGCTCGTCCGGCTGATAGATGCACGGTTGTCCGCGGCGGGGGAGCTGGGCATTTTGGTCATGGACGGGGACGGCAGCGATGATTCCTATGTCTCGGCGCACCGGAGTCTGTCCTTGGCCACTCGGTCCTTGATCGAAGACCCGGTCTTCCAGCATTCCCATCGCAGCCAGTGGGTGCAACTTGCCGACATCACGGCCCATGCCGGTTACCAGCATCTCTTGCAGCATGAAGGCAAGGAGTTCTCTTGGCCTTGGTATCCGCGGCTGATGGGACGCGACGTTCTTGGTGGTCCGCGGGCGGTCTGA
- a CDS encoding HIRAN domain-containing protein: protein MHLTLGQAARVLERVGQRPAKLTAGGRGVPGLENAGTYAQWTLFGMLVLIVTVSSPAGFLLAAGIVGLMFLLRKRRRDRQASEDATWVSRPVIGGQRIVGPGSLIAEPAHQSAPHHLAVEGQTPVSPVIRPVSSSQLYRVSLGRSEWPNVEVVGEHAYSPAIKAALRASKAPTALRSDSEAEGVQVELVAEPDNPYDVNAISVRWRNQVLGYLSREDAIRYAQPVRRIIASGLAAATTARIWAYDGGDGLQARVTVALPEPGLIAPLNEPPAGVSTLVPWGSAIQVLKEEKHFDILCNHVPPEGVGLLLVSLHKVTRTLKNGTERPFVEVRLDGERVGELSNVTSAHLLPLLEHTETVGETALAYARITGSALAARLVLHAAKAAEISNDWLSDGPHPAPRLLPRAAGYEVPPAYAT, encoded by the coding sequence ATGCACCTGACCTTGGGACAGGCCGCACGGGTCCTGGAACGTGTCGGTCAGAGACCGGCCAAACTGACCGCCGGCGGCCGCGGCGTTCCGGGGCTGGAGAATGCCGGGACGTATGCGCAGTGGACTTTGTTCGGGATGCTGGTGCTGATTGTGACGGTATCCTCGCCCGCAGGGTTCCTGCTGGCCGCGGGGATCGTTGGGCTGATGTTCCTGTTGCGGAAGCGGCGCCGTGACAGGCAGGCCTCGGAGGACGCGACCTGGGTGTCGAGGCCAGTCATCGGCGGGCAACGAATCGTAGGTCCCGGTTCCCTTATTGCGGAGCCGGCGCATCAGTCCGCGCCACACCACCTCGCTGTTGAAGGGCAGACACCAGTTTCGCCAGTCATCCGGCCCGTTTCTTCAAGCCAGCTGTACCGCGTGTCGCTCGGCCGTTCGGAATGGCCGAACGTCGAAGTCGTGGGCGAGCATGCGTACAGTCCGGCGATCAAAGCCGCGCTCCGCGCCAGTAAAGCGCCGACCGCTCTACGGAGCGACAGCGAAGCTGAAGGCGTCCAGGTCGAACTTGTGGCCGAACCGGATAACCCCTACGACGTGAATGCCATCAGCGTCCGGTGGCGGAACCAGGTCCTGGGCTATCTCAGTCGCGAAGACGCGATCCGCTACGCGCAACCTGTCAGGAGAATTATTGCCAGTGGGCTCGCTGCGGCTACGACGGCGCGGATCTGGGCGTACGACGGCGGCGACGGGCTCCAAGCCCGGGTCACAGTCGCCCTGCCGGAGCCGGGGCTGATCGCCCCGCTCAACGAACCCCCGGCGGGCGTCAGCACTCTTGTCCCGTGGGGATCTGCGATTCAAGTCCTGAAGGAAGAGAAGCATTTCGACATCCTTTGCAACCACGTGCCGCCTGAAGGGGTCGGCCTCCTACTGGTCAGCCTCCACAAGGTGACGCGCACTCTCAAGAACGGTACGGAGCGTCCATTTGTCGAAGTGCGGCTGGACGGCGAACGCGTTGGCGAGCTCAGCAACGTCACGTCCGCACATCTGTTGCCGCTTCTAGAGCACACCGAGACTGTCGGGGAAACCGCCCTCGCTTACGCAAGAATCACCGGTTCTGCCCTCGCTGCCCGGCTCGTTCTGCACGCCGCCAAGGCCGCCGAGATCAGCAACGACTGGCTATCGGACGGGCCGCACCCCGCCCCAAGGCTCCTCCCACGGGCGGCGGGATATGAGGTCCCACCCGCTTACGCCACATAG
- a CDS encoding DUF2255 family protein — MDPAAAVIDDDVYVRAYNGTVSGWHSSPMTQRAGRICAGCIPGSPYLPPIISTRTPGHRARRPEVAFPTSGRAGQSGVENEVAQLPWVSFSSNDPHS; from the coding sequence GTGGACCCCGCAGCAGCTGTCATCGACGATGACGTGTACGTCCGCGCGTACAACGGGACCGTTTCCGGCTGGCACAGCTCACCGATGACGCAAAGGGCTGGGCGGATCTGCGCCGGCTGCATCCCAGGAAGCCCGTATCTACCGCCGATCATCTCAACGAGGACTCCCGGCCACCGTGCGCGTCGACCCGAGGTAGCGTTCCCGACCTCGGGTCGAGCTGGGCAGTCCGGCGTCGAAAACGAAGTCGCCCAACTCCCGTGGGTCTCATTCAGTTCGAATGACCCGCATTCATGA
- a CDS encoding aldo/keto reductase: MSILNESYNLANGVEIPKLGLGTWFIDDDKAAAAVRAAVEIGYRNIDTAQAYGNERGVGEGVRTSGVPRDELFVSTKLAAEIKDYDGAATAIDGSMEKLGLGYIDLMLIHSPQPWNDFRGGDYAEGNRQAWRALEDAYQAGKVRSIGVSNFLKSDLENILPTATVVPHVNQLLVHAGNTPAALLAYCESKGIIVQAYSPIAHGEILKNAEVRAMAGKYGVTVPQLCIRYTLQLGTVSLPKTVNPEHMRSNAEVDFVIADDDMAALRELQYMDYGEHTAFPVYSGK, translated from the coding sequence ATGAGCATCCTGAACGAGAGCTACAACCTGGCCAACGGGGTCGAGATTCCCAAGCTCGGCCTGGGCACCTGGTTCATCGACGACGACAAGGCAGCTGCCGCGGTCCGTGCCGCGGTGGAGATCGGTTACCGGAACATCGACACCGCCCAGGCCTATGGCAACGAGCGCGGCGTCGGTGAGGGCGTGCGTACCTCCGGCGTCCCCCGGGACGAGCTGTTCGTCTCAACCAAGCTGGCTGCCGAGATCAAGGACTACGACGGCGCGGCCACCGCGATCGACGGGTCCATGGAGAAACTCGGGCTCGGGTACATCGACCTGATGCTCATCCACAGCCCGCAACCCTGGAACGACTTCCGTGGCGGTGACTACGCCGAAGGTAACCGTCAGGCGTGGAGGGCCCTGGAGGACGCCTACCAAGCCGGCAAGGTCCGTTCCATCGGGGTGTCAAACTTCCTTAAATCCGACCTGGAGAACATCCTGCCCACCGCGACGGTTGTCCCGCACGTGAACCAACTGCTCGTCCACGCGGGCAACACCCCGGCAGCGTTGCTGGCCTACTGTGAGAGCAAGGGGATCATCGTCCAGGCGTACTCGCCGATCGCGCACGGGGAGATCCTGAAGAACGCCGAGGTCCGGGCGATGGCCGGGAAGTACGGGGTAACGGTGCCACAGCTGTGCATCCGGTACACGCTGCAGCTGGGCACGGTGTCGCTGCCGAAGACCGTCAACCCCGAGCACATGCGTTCCAACGCCGAAGTCGATTTCGTGATCGCCGATGACGACATGGCCGCCCTACGCGAGCTGCAATACATGGACTACGGTGAGCACACCGCTTTCCCGGTATACAGCGGCAAATGA
- a CDS encoding cupin domain-containing protein, whose translation MTDNNFKQIFPLGAKNDAFAQYFIGQSYLAPLAGGKVPVNNVSFEPGCRNNWHIHHGTDGGGDQILLCTAGSGWYQAEGQDPVSLEPGTVIHVPAGTKHWHGAKVDSWFSHLAFITPGENVSNEWLEPVTDEVYGELQKNGEKA comes from the coding sequence ATGACCGACAACAACTTCAAGCAGATCTTCCCGCTCGGGGCGAAGAACGACGCCTTCGCGCAGTACTTCATCGGCCAGAGCTACCTGGCCCCGCTCGCTGGCGGGAAGGTTCCCGTCAACAACGTCTCCTTCGAGCCGGGATGCCGCAACAACTGGCACATCCACCACGGCACCGATGGCGGCGGTGACCAGATCCTGCTCTGCACGGCGGGCAGCGGCTGGTACCAGGCCGAGGGCCAGGACCCCGTCAGCCTGGAGCCGGGAACGGTGATCCACGTCCCGGCCGGGACGAAACACTGGCACGGCGCGAAGGTCGACTCGTGGTTCTCCCACCTGGCCTTCATCACCCCGGGCGAGAACGTCAGCAACGAATGGCTCGAGCCCGTCACCGACGAGGTGTACGGAGAACTGCAGAAGAACGGAGAGAAGGCATGA